TTACCATGAATAAATAGTTCCATGTTTCACCAAATGGATCATGTAATAAAAACGGATCTTTCATTCACTATTATCTTTCCATAACATTACAACCTTCTTAGTCACTAATCCCAAGAAAATTAACCCTAATGTTacaaaattagataaaattatatggaaaatttgaaatcaaaagaaGTGTTTGTTACACTTGGTGGAGTGAGTACATGAGAGGGACACAGAAAGGATATTGTGGGAGATAAAGGAagttatttagaaattttttaaacaaaatctaaaataacttcataagtatttttttttttttgccaataATTAATCTCATTAATCATTTTTGCTCATTGTTATTCTTTAAATCAATACAACTATTTGGTTCAATTGTTAAAGTTTCCATCGTCTTGTTGTCTTCCAATATTTGTTTTGTGGGCAATTTCAAGTCTTCACTTGAGGAACAATTCTCATCTTTGTTTTTGCCCCAAACAACAAGGTATAGTCCCACAATTATCACAACTGCTCCAAGTACCCTGGAAAGCAAAATTATTTAGCACTAGTAGTGATCACTACCTTATGTTAAATGAATCAATCTAAGTAtttgatgaaaaattaatttacctTCCAAAGTAAAGACGTTCGCCTAAAATAAAGGAACTCATGATGGCTACAATGACCATACTCAAAGGACTAAAGGCAGTGACAAAAACAGGTCCTTTGTCTTTCATCACTAATCCTTGAATGTAATAAGCAAGTCCCGAACAAAATATCCCCTGCCATCATTTCCAATctcttattaattaataacacatcttatattcttttcatataACAGTATCATTTTGAATGCATTACtcttatgtatatatatatattctctaaTATCCATATAGTGTTTATataagatgtttttttttttttgttaatgtaaATTACACATATAACTTTTGGTATTGGAGATTCGTTTTCTTTAATTCTGCTTTTGgtataaatttgatttgacttttaaaatgaaaaaaaaagcacacaCCATATCCCTCAAATTAGTGcatgttattatttatttttaaaaagaaaatttatttataattattttcccAAAGGTTTACATTAATTACACGTCACCTATCTCATAACTATTTCATATGAatggtttaaattaatttgtttatataataaaattattaaaaatatttagaaatatataaaaaaaacatttttgttagTTACCAATAGTAATTAGATTGAAagaactaatatatatatatattaccatATTGCATAACAACGTCGGTAAAAGAAatctatataaattttgttatatttataattttttaaaatgttgttacatagttaactattatttttaaaattactatttatagtttgtttttgttacgATTGAGTAGGAGAAAAATCCAGTCTTTAAAAAACATTGAGATTTAGTTTCGTAAAGAAATTCCATCATCATTGTAATATGtggaattaaaaaatgaaacaaaaaagattggaaaggaaaaaactagtaaatagaattttttaaaaaatgaaaagtgattgtaaatcaataaaaatatttaaaatatttaaaatttaaagttatatatgaaaatgtgatattgattgattttagtaaaataaaagaaataaatttgaaagaaaaaattaaaatagatttttttgaaagaaaaaagaatgataatGAAATTCTTACACTATAAACGGCGGCGAGTAATTTAGTTCCCCAAGTAATGGACCAAACGGCGGGGTTTCCTCTTTCCATCACCAAAGCCACCACAGTTCCCTCCGCCGTTCCCAATAAGCAAATCCATGCCGTAAGAGAAAGTTCAGCTGGGTAAGCTTTCAATGTTATTGCCTGTGAAATCCCAAATGAGTTGTCAATAATTCCTTTTTCCTCTCAAAAGTGGTGGGAAAAAGTTGGATTCTATTGCTGTTGTTCTTTTTGTCAATTGTCACATGTTATTAAATTGGAATAAAATCTTGTGCTGAAGGGAATCCATCAACAACAGGGGTTTTGTTATTTGTCAAAAGGGATTATGGATGTGGGAATCTTGTGAGAAGGACAAAGTGTACCTGAAGAATCATGAAACAGGCCCAGCTGAAGCAACCAATTGTGATCATAATCGAACCTTTGATTGTATGTTGAAGGCTGATTTCACCTCTTTGTTGTGGGTTGTTAGCTCTTTCTTTAACCCAAAATAGCTCTACAATTGGACCTTTCATTAGTGTCATTATCATAGCTCCTCCGACTGTTGCTACGGTTCCCACTATCTTAGCTTGGCTTCTGATGCTTTTGATTCTTACTTTCTCAAGCCTGAAAAAGTACGTGTTAATTTACAGGGATTTCACTGAGAAAGATAGAAAGATGTTTGAATTTTGCTTATTTGACTACCTGAGAATCCAAGCCATTACAAAGGTAATGGCAGGAAGAATATTGCACATGGCAGCTGCAAAAGTTGCTGTTGTGTACTTCATTCCCATGAAATATAAGTTTTGATCAATCACAGGCCTGTCAAAAAGGGAAGATATAAAATGTTATGTTGTTGGAGAGTTGATCATTTTGTCAAAAGTTTTTGGGACGCAGGGTAGTACTCTAGCAAGCTGAGGACCATTAACTTGGCAAAGACTGGAATTGTCATCTTTGGTCTGACCTTCctgggaaaagaaaaaaccaccTTAGTCTTTTAGTGCATCATTTAAAGGGTCACTTCATGCATGCATGTATGTAAACTGTTTGATTAAATGCCAATGAAGGAAATCTGAGtggaaaatagagaaatacTTGTCAAAAATCAGTGCAAAAGGGGCTATAACAATTGTGGCAACTGCATGGCGATAAACAACAAGAACATAGTTGCTCATTCCTTGGTTCAGAGCTGCTTTAGATAGAATGTCCATTCCTGCAAGACCAAACTGCAAGAACACTACAGCAAAAAAAGGCTTGGCTGAGACACACCATTGGCTAACTTGGGGATTCATCCTGCTAATAGGATGCTGAAGCGGAAGCTGAGAGTGAACAGGTGTGTTGGTACAATTTCTTTAATGCCTCATATTTGTTATGCTTTTATAGGAAGTAAAATGCATAAAGCATATGACACATATCTTCTTTCTGAAAACTTTCAAGCTCATGGGAATCTATTAGGTATAAAAACATGATTAGAATCGTAAACCCACTTCATAAATACATGTTTAAGGAGGAAGAATAATGTGATTAAGAAactaatgtttaattttgatagtgctttcaattattcaattatcTCTCTGTCACTAAGTGATAATTGATCTCATGCCCAATCACCGTTCTTGCTATTGTGCCAATGGTTTGGGCCCCAGAGTGGCTAAAGTTCCCCACTTGCTAGAATATTAATATATGCAccatttcaaatcaaatattcctaaagaatttcatttatatatattggtaaGAAACCAAGCTTTCATCccaaaactaattttgtttgattaattgattattacacagaatgaattttatttagtgCACTATGTATATGTGTGTACGCATATATACACCAAAAATTCTTTCCcacaaacttttttcttcaacaaccAAGTGGAATGATAACGAAGTGAACTTTGCTTTTTAATacctataatattttaattttattcaattttggGAATGATTGTGTTTGCAACAGATATCAGTCATCAAAACCAATTTACACAACCAAATCTGGTGCAGATTACTCTTTCAagaactttctttttcatgtccTACACACGTGTGACTAAGTTGTGAGTTTTTTCTTAACCGAAGGTTGCCACAAGAATAAAAACTTTCATCAGAAATCCTATTTAGAGAAAAcacacaatttttttctttttacttgaTCTATGCTATGTCTATGTGTATATCTTTTGATGATCAAGGTATTGGGGTCCCCAGTCCATGCATTATGTTCATGGCCAGCCACACCCAATCTTCATGAGGTTTTGCTCATCGTAAGAGCAGCTCTAAGAGATCACATTTCAaggactaaattattaatgttCCGTTTGatgttgatttcttttttcgttttttgttttttaaatgtttgttttctctcaacttccttactttttttttttcacatttctttcttaatcaaatttggaaaatattgatagagaatggattaaaaaaaatttttaGGTAGAAATCGTATTTATAAACTTcctttcaaaaaccaaatggttatCGAATGTGGTTATCGAATGTGCCCAACCTAGGGGCTTGGACCCCAAATCTTGGAGAGTTATCCCTAAACATGACAAAGCATACCACTTGTGACACCTCTTGAGAGTCTTGTTCTATatgtttcatttctttaaattgcTGACTAGATTATCAATAATGGTTAAAATTTGCCTAAACCCTTAGTTATGCCAACTAGCTATTCCcaatagattttgtttatGCATGCATTTATATCTGATTTAATAAGAGATGTAGATATGAATTAGGGATCGAAACCCCACATGTACTATTTGGATCAAGAGGAATATCTATGACATACTTCTAActagaattttcttttatctcacTTTCCTATTTGGATGCTCACCTCCTTGATTATCTTTTTAGGCCTTCTTTTCCTTCCCCTTCCCAGTGCATTActtgaaagttgaaagcaTATAAAACGATGAGATTACATCACAAGATAGTGCATGCTAGCATATTCGTTTGCTTCAaagttttctctttcttaatgGGATTGAAGTATGGGCTGTTGTGTACACTTTTTACGTTATTACCATTTCCTGCATGGGCTTTTCGTTTGTAACATCATCTATCTCGTTTTTGCaccataatttttaaaactgcAGGATAAGCTTTGAATATTCAACTTTGTGCAACCACATTTGTGGCATGTTAGGGTGTGATTTTgataaaatcacttttgtcatgaacatgattttttagtttaatttttatggtaTGAAGATCACATTTAAAACTATGAAATCAAACATTATAGATATGTTTGGAAATGATTTTAACATGACAAAAGCGATTGTTGAATGTTCTTCAAAATTGATTCTGAACATGCCCTTCATCCCTTTTCAAAAAAGGAATTGCTTGATTTGATGAGAGGTTTGTTAAGACGGgagtttattaattattattgctgagtaggttttttatattttttcctctGTCTTGATCTTTGTTTGTACACTTCTTTCTGTTGAATATAAAACTTCGTTACATGTGTCTTTTCATCACAAATTTTGCCCAAAAAAAATGCCGTCCTCAAAAAGCAATAGAAAACGATTCTTGTATGGTTAATAAACATCAATATAAAGTGCAGTGTTTTTTCTTGCACTCAAGACAACATCCTTTTGATAAAGGAGTTCTTCTGGCAATAAAAGGTTTTTTGACCACATCTTTTGAATTACTTTCTGTTTGCTGAGAGTTACATTTGCAATGgttaaggaaaagaaaacctttCATTTatgttcaacttttttctcttttactttttctcaGTTCTGATTTGGTTATAGGAGAAAATGCCAATTCTTTGGTCAATCCAACCCCCCACCACAATTATTTCACCTTTATTATAGCTTTCTTTGATTCTGCTTTAATAATGCATAAGGCACTAAAACTATTGATCCTTGCAAAGTAATTGGCTTGATAACATATGGTCTAAACTTAAAAGACCCTTGGGATTAACCAATAGGCCTTATTTTTAAAGCCTCTTAGAGCCAGGTAATCTCATCACTCCAACAAAACTAAAGATCTCTCAATGGATTGAATTGAAAGCTCCTCTCTTGATGGGattaatttgaacttttttgaCTGTTCAAAGATGTTGAGTCTATAAACATAGAAATATCTTTGGATTTAGAAACTGTAAAAGCTACAGTTGGTCCCTGATGGAATTATTTAATGTAGTAGTCATAAAATCCAAACACACAACCTTCTAACATAAGAAGGATGTATACGTTATGAGACGGGGATACATCATGACACTAACAGATGACACAAAACCTAGAATATGAGCACGGCAAGGACATGTTTattatgttgttttgttttatactaGAGGcaaattcaaaaccaatgAGTTTGTgcttaaaaagttaatttagtGTATTTGACTCTATTTAGTATATTAACATGTGTTCAATGCCCAGCAAGTATCGAAGTGTGTAATTGTTTGATATGTGTCAAATACAGAAAATTATAGTGTTGATGGTTCTTTGCTGCTCTCTGTAATGTTATAAATGAAAGTAGGTTTTAATGATGGactaaaacttcaaatcaattGGATCTTATCGATAAAACCATCTTGAATCTCTCAAATCAGACGAGGAAGAAACTGAAAGTCTTCTGTCAATACGAACTTGTGAAATCTCTCTTTGATGATTTGCTTGATTgttccttttattattattaatatatatatttttaaattttaatttttacttttgcaTGAACCACTAGTTATATTACACAGATCCAACAtcttgatttttgatttttatatatatctgtGTAGGAATCCATATCCAATCTGGAACCCATTATACTCAATACTTTTTAAGATAATGGGTATTTCATGGACCCATTTATAGGAAATGTAAATATGTTCTCAAAAGTTGGATATGTTTGCTATATGATTTAACCTTTTACCTATGTCAGACAgcattttttctctctctctctctaccctgaaagaaacaaaccaacaacaaaattaagagagAACTTTGTGGATAAGTTAATAATGGTGGTTAGGGATGTTAAAATCCTActccatttcaaaatcatgAGTTAACTTAGCTACTCATGAAtgaatatttgatatattatgaGTTAAGTTGTCGCATGAGGTCGATCAAGATGCACACAAGGGAACCTTgtcatttacaaaaaaatttaaagacaaTCCATCTCTCTAGATCTCTTTTTACTAGCAATTGATCCATatgattctttcttttcttttctttcttttcattccttttctttGGGTGCAGATTGTTGGTGGAAGATGAGCAATGAAATACAGATTCCATTACGTGGGAGAATTGGACAATGGTTTGATTCTTTAGAATTTAGAGTAAGCCTCGTACTTGACAGATTATTCCATAGAATATAATCTTGagattattattagtatttttttattctttttttctttcttgccAAACACACACACTTTGGAGGATAAAACCCCTCTCTATTGCTATATTTTAATGCTATTCTAAGTTAGggagttcttttttttcttctttagtaATATCCACTTTG
This is a stretch of genomic DNA from Cucumis sativus cultivar 9930 chromosome 4, Cucumber_9930_V3, whole genome shotgun sequence. It encodes these proteins:
- the LOC101217902 gene encoding WAT1-related protein At2g37460 is translated as MNPQVSQWCVSAKPFFAVVFLQFGLAGMDILSKAALNQGMSNYVLVVYRHAVATIVIAPFALIFDKKVRPKMTIPVFAKLMVLSLLEPVIDQNLYFMGMKYTTATFAAAMCNILPAITFVMAWILRLEKVRIKSIRSQAKIVGTVATVGGAMIMTLMKGPIVELFWVKERANNPQQRGEISLQHTIKGSIMITIGCFSWACFMILQAITLKAYPAELSLTAWICLLGTAEGTVVALVMERGNPAVWSITWGTKLLAAVYSGIFCSGLAYYIQGLVMKDKGPVFVTAFSPLSMVIVAIMSSFILGERLYFGRVLGAVVIIVGLYLVVWGKNKDENCSSSEDLKLPTKQILEDNKTMETLTIEPNSCIDLKNNNEQK